DNA from Antennarius striatus isolate MH-2024 chromosome 1, ASM4005453v1, whole genome shotgun sequence:
GtcgaggaagacatgaggggtTGATACACACTCTTTATGTCTCTATACGCACACTCAGACGTATTCCATTAGTTCAATCACTCTAAACACCTGCTATATAGTTTGTTAAGTCAAAATGCCCTCTGGGAAAAACAATCATCGATCATCTGTGTTCACATATAGGCTAATACCTTTCATGATGCAACCATTCCAATGGACTAGACAAATAGGCACActacacaaatataaaaaaagagaataaggCAGTGTTATACATTGAGATCTGTATTTTTGTCTCAGAGATACGTGGGATCCTTTCCAGCTGAACCCAGTAGGGGCTGAGAAGGAAGGGAAGAGAAGATGTTTCCAACTGGCTCAGTACCTAGTGGCTGTTATTGTGGGGTTATCGGTCATAACCTCTGCAGTTGTCTCTAAGGTATGACCATCTATTTATGTATCTATTTTATCATTAATTCTGTGCAGAAagtaatgtttttgtgtttccctcAGTTAATTTCCTCTGAGAAAATAGTAAAACTTGAGTGTTGAAGGAATGAACATGTTCATCTTCAGCTTTGAGTTCATGTTGTTctaatcattttttttaaatttgtgaaattTCACTGGGAACATAGATttggattaaaatgaaataaccttcttgaaaattaataaaggtttcagagattaaaaaataaactgtctCAGAATATTCAATTCAAACAAACAGCAATGTGCGTGCGTATCTTCTCTGTGCATAATCTCCACATTATTTCTGCTGGTGTGGCTAGAAGATATTAGCACTGTTTATTGCAGGGCAGGGCTGAAATTGTGTGATCCCTTTGTACCCAACTCCATGTTGGCccacattattttcatttctacCCTATCAATGTTTAACTCTGCAGTAtaaacatatttgtgtttttactgtCTGCCTTTTGgataacattaatattagatattTGCTTATTTCTCTTGAATATCCTGAACAGTCTGTCTCTGTCAAAACAGGGCTCTCTCCTGGTGTTGTCGACGTTATCCAGTCCCAATTCAATGCGCAACCACAAGGAAAAGCAGTTTTACATGCTGATGCTGGTCTTCTGCCTGGCCTGCCCTAACGTACTGGTTTTTATCAAATCACTGTGGAGGTGCGCCTTCAAGAACTTTGTACAACCCAACATGAGGACCATGGCATCTGTATGTTCTTCAGCAGCATTCATTGTTTATCATTCAATCTGTTTCTCATGTAACTGATGACAAATGTGAATCATGAATTAGAATCTAAGTGACTGAACACCACATGAATCAGCTACCTCATTTACTGACTGTTAAGTCAATCCTGAACACAGGAGCATTCATAAATAGCAGCTATGCCAATATTATGCTAAGTAATTGCAGtgctgtttgtcttttccaGATTTGCGCCATTGAGTGTCTGGTGTCTTTTGGTACTTCGGTTTTGGTGCTGGTAGTTATGCCTCAGTTTGATGTGCTGACTAATCTCTTCATCAGTGGAGGAGTCTGTATTGTGTCTGCCCTTCTGCAAATagtgttcagactgcaggaggACAAATGGAAAATCATTTTCCCTTTCTGCTCCCTCATTCTCACTGTCGCTggtaatttattttcatatttactaattaaaaatgaattaagttACTTGCATTTCAATCACTGACATCGTTCATCGGAAAAAGAGCAAATAGATAACAGTTTATTTCCTAAACTAACTGACAGGTTACTGCCTCCTCGGTGCTGACTACTACGTTCGTGTATCGACATACGTGGACGGACAGGGCAAAGATTGCTTCCTCTATGTTGGAATTggtattttttcttccttccttgtCTCCTTCTGCTGGTGGGAAAACTCATTTCAAGCTGCCAACTTGAAACAGGTAATTAGTTATTTGCATGAAAATTTTCCAtggaccctttttttttttctcttacacTCATTAGATAATTgacttttttatatattatactaACACTTGTGTACTAACATTTGCAGCACTGGTATATACATATATTGAATTGCTGTAATCAGTTCCATGTTGCCCCCATCACTATCTTTTTATCCCTGCAGGAAACTTTGTCGGATTTGGACGGTTTCAGagactttgtgtttgtcatcagtAGCATTCTGAGGATAGTAGTGATAGGTGAGTACCTGGCATTATTGTGACAGTCATCATTGTCCCTATCACCTGTAATCATACATGCTCTTGAAATGTATTACCAACTCGCAACACTGCTGTGATTTGCCACAATTACCTTGCAAAACAAATCCTCATTTCCTACCTTGACACTGGAGAGCAAACATCTGCTTGTGATGTGGTGAATAAGTACAGATGAAATATTGACATTGTCCTCAGGCTATAATGAaagcttcagatgttgttttgaattttgTAAACTCATCCACTCTCTTTGGCACAGTATATTCCAGTTAATACCACAACCTAATTTCCTTATTTCTAGTTGAAACCTTTCTTACCGTTACAGATCAGAACCCCTATTTCAGACAGACAACTCATGAATTTGAAGTATTTATTATTACAGCAGCAGAACATGGTTTTGAGTTTGCATCTAGACTCTGACCTCATCACTTCCAAAAGATATGTTTAAGTGGACTGACCTCTAAACCTGAGCCTACCGGTGGATGCTGGGATGGTGATGCTGAAGAAACATAATGTGTCTTCTGTTACATACCGCTTCAAAGCGttgatgtaatgtaattgtcaacatttgtgtgttcgtccgttcatctgtttgtttgtccatccgttcgtccgttagtctatcaaatatcttcgcaaccgctgcagatagaaagatgaaacaaaaagcgcattactcggTCGGCAAAGgatatgaaaatgagatgatgaccttgaccttgagaaaactatgtcaaggtcaaatttttacttttgtatactcaggaaccggataagatagaaagacgagggagaaagccagtgtgagcaagaccataggtcaaagctagtgcatttatcaatgacagtaggtcagagcactagctttgatctttgacatatgcaactaggtcagggtaaaattttgaattcaggggtgtcatgggatgttgcagtttgtgactgcattggttcttgttgattgatttgatttgtttgatACAGAGTTCTTACTTTGTTCctcatattttattgtattattattttatctttttatcaATGAcactttgtattttcttttaggAGGGGTATACCTGTTGTACCAAGTGTTTATTCAGAAATCCATAAAATGGTCAGAGTTCATCATGAAGGATGATGACTGGGAATTACTGCAAGTAGGGCTGGGCTTGTTTTTCTTACAGGTAGGTGAGAGAAAGACAGCTTacctttaactttatttttttgagttaatgtaaaactcaaaaacaaactaatacacacacacacacacacacacacacacacacatgtaagttGTAAGTTGGACTGTCTTAATCAAAGCTCATTTGGATTCTTTTCTCAGGCTTTCTGCTCTGCAGCTTGCCACTGGTTTGGTGTGGTGGCCTGTAAGATTCATGCAGTCAGGATGGGCTTTGCTCTGCCAGTCTGTTGCACAGGACCGGCGGTACTGCTGCTGGGATTGATACTTTTCCTAACCCAGGCAAAAGAACTTGGTGGGGACAATCATGGGAGCATGACAGGTGAGGAATTGTCCTTGTAATAacctgatgttaaaaatcattttgatatGCCAGTTAGATACTAAATGACATCAACAAAATTCTCCAGATCCAGATATGTTTAGCTTTGTTGTCATTACAGCCTTTTGTGAAAGCCTGGTCCATGTAAACCAGGACAACGTATCTGTGGTTTTACTGGAAATCACAAAGAGCATTTGTCACACTTCCCTCGCCAGGTACATGTGTGAGCATGAATATGCACATATTATTAATTGGGTGTTTAGTGTTTCCATTCAGCTTTATATTAACAGTAGTATTTAAAATTTCCCTGTGACATTTTTATACCATTTCTgctcatgtgtgtgtctttagtgACTTAATAAGATGCTTTAATCTGTCATAAAACTACGTACGCTATCACAGTGCTATGATATCCTACAACACTGAAATGTAGTCAATATTAAGAGTAAATCTAAAGGGTTTTACAAGCATTCAAACTATCTGTTCTAACATGTTTATGGATTATTTGTCTGACAGCTACTACGTACCATGGACTTTTTCAATGCTGGTACTTGAGGGAGTGTGTATGTGGCTGGGTTTTGTTGCGTGCACCTACTATGTGTGGGGGATTAAGGTATGAATATTAATcattatgcacacacaaacagtcccttctttttaactgcattttattttgaagcattCAAAAAATACATTCTCCTGCCAAAGAGACAAAATCACAACATGACATATTCGTGAAATTTAAAGCAGTTCACCTTGTCATGTTCACGTAGGTCCAACGAATAGAGAGAACATCTCAGCTCTTTGTTCGTCGCCTCTATGAATCTGCATTCATTGACTTGTCTCTACTGCTCAACACCAAGATGAAGGGGCCAAGAGCCCGAAACCCAGAGAGGTGAGAGGCTTCTTTGTCAGATTATTTGATTTGGTTTTTCATTTGCATATATTCTGTGTACAAATTACCAGTTAGTGCCATGGTGACTATTAATATTTATGCTGAATTTTTCTCCCATATCTTCTCCTTGCAGCAACAATGACATACAGAACACCGTGATCTATCTTTGTGCCACCATGTGGCACGAGACATATGATGAAATGTTGAAGATTCTCACCTCCATGTTCAGGTTAAAGACACTTTCACAGCAGAAACCAAGGCTATTGCACAAATACATAAACGAGTTTATTCTCTTTTTCCAATACCATTTAATGAactgaaagtgatttttttatgttcatcCCAGGGTTTTAGTACACTGTGGCATTACATACAGTGCATGGGAATAGGGGCGCTGCAGGATACTGGTTCACTACATTTTAATGACGTATCAAATTTGACATCAAACTGATTCAGCACATTTTCATCCAGGAAGAGACCCAAGGTTCAAGTAAATGTATGATGGTTTATTACATCAGACCACATGTGATAATTACTCTTTCAGAAGGTCTTTGGCACTCAGACTATTCTGGGACATTGAGATTGAAGGGCATCTGTCCTGAGCAGAGCAGAAGATATATTCCTCTCCTTGGAGTTCagacagtggtggtggtggctgatgactaaTGAAGGTGAAGCTGATGAGTAATGAAGTTGGTGAAGCAGGAATGAATCAGAGGATGACAGTGCCATGTTCAAAAATACAGTAGAGAATAAGGtcagatgataatgatggtgcaTACCAGCTGATGAAACAGCTGATTGCTCAAAAAGCTGCCACAGAGATAGCAGGAATTTTACACTCAATGTGCATGAAAAGCACAAATGACAGAATGGCACACGGGATCATGTTTGGACCAGAAGGTCCACCATGAAGAATGAAGCACTGCCAGAActtatttctcttattttctttcattctttaacCACTATATAAAGAAGAAGATAATACGAGAAGAGGCTTTTGCAGTGTTGCTACATTTCTTTGATCATTTGTCTGTTTGCTGTTCCAGGTTGGACCGGTATCGAGGGGATCCAAAACAGGAGCATAAAGATCGTTTTGACTTTGAGTGTCACATTTTTGTAGATGATGCCTTCATGActgaaaaggaaacaggaaagagACTGGTTAATTCTTACGTTAACGACTTGATCCACGTAGTCATTGAAGTTTATCGGTGAGAGTATTATTATTTGTCTATCCATTTATCGAGCTATGCCTGCATGTGTATCTAACAatcatccatccctccgtccatccattcaGTGTGTTTACCAACAAAGAACCAGATGATTTGTCCATCATTGAGATGCCTTATGGTGGCAGGATGATGTTTGTATTGCCTGAAGAAAACATGCTGTACATTCACCTTAAAGACAAAAGTCTCATCAGGAATAAGAAAAGATGGTCACAGGTATGTGATAGTAGCGAGGGATCGCTATCCCATCTTTACCGtttactgtctgtctgtagAAACAGGTTAAGTCATAACCTGACATGTGCAATATAACATTGCAGATACAGTATTGTCGTCTCTGTCTGATATGTCTCAGATAATCAAATGATAGCACAGGTACATGACAGATGACCACTGTTAACATTTCTGTGAGGATAAATACTCATTTTTTTATAGAATTTTCCACCTGTCTTTTATGGTCGGTCATTGATTTTCACACATTATTGTTCATGACTTTCAGATTATGTATATGTATTATTTACTGGGATGGAAAGGCTACATTGTCAAGAACCCTCAGAAGATCACGGTGAGAATAAACTGCTTTTTATATGAAATGTACACATATTAGCATACTGCCatcatgaatataaaatatgtgTTAATATCtatctttttttccatccagCGTCAGAATAATCCGTGCAGAGAGAGTATGGTCTCTTTGGATGGTGAGATTTTCCTGCTGCCGCAGTATGACAATGACAACAAGAGAAGAAACATTTCCGATAACAACATTTACATCCTGGCACTGGATGGAGACACTGACTTCCATCCTAAAGCTGTGATTTTGCTGGTAGACAGGTTAGTAGCACACAACTCAAACAACTGGTTTATACAATCATAACTCAGGAGAGACACCTACCTTTCAAGATAAACAGACAACTGATAATGTCTtggttttgtaaaaaaaaaaacaagaacattgaTGTAGTATTCCTTAGGGTTAGTGAGCTCATCTTCCATAGCTTTAggtatgtttttcttttggttcAGCTTGTTCTTTCTTGTCGTCTCCAGGGATCATAACAAAACTTTATTCCTACATAACCTACTGTACCAGAGTGTATTACTTATGTTAAActtctaaaaatatatatatatatttagtttgTGGGTATtaactgtaatttcatttttaataatctaaaaaatttaaaaagtaataattCAGTTTGATACTTAATATGTTTCACAATAATTTGACACATATTCATTTTGTCACTTGGTTTCTAATTCAGCTAGCTTGGATTACTGGTTTTTAGTTGAAGGCACAAATAAAGATTTCTAAAAGTGGTACAATCTGTGTTTCCATAACAGATTGAGGATGTATGACAATGTTGGTGCAGCATGTGGTAGAATCCATCCCACTGGTATGGGTAAGTACACATTCATTGTAATGCCAAACTACAGTATTACgtacttgtgttttttctccttttatttatggtaGAACAGTTTCTCTGTGTAGTTGTGTTCTAAAAACTGTGTTATTTGGCCTCAAGTTGTCATGACAAGACAAGCCCTTGATTTTACTTAAAGTTGCTTGTCTTGTGCATCTGACCTATGAAGAGGGCAACAATCACATGAATTAAGGTGTTACCGTTAACACTTGCAAAGTAACTACTAGACCTGAAAAGAgcaaaacacataaaaagtCAGATGTCGGCCCTTTATGTGTGGAGCTTAAATGTTGTCTTCATgtcgatggatggatgtatggatagatggatcgatcgatagatagatCAATCACTCCTGTCTGCTTTCCTAACCAGGTCCGATGGTCTGGTACCAGAAGTTTGAGTACGCAGTAGGACATTGGCTCCAGAAGACAGCAGAACATGTGTTTGGCTCTGTGCTGTGTAGTCCGGGATGTTTCAGTCTATTTCGAGGGTCGGCCCTAATGGATGACAATGTATTGAAGAGATACACAACAACTGCAACCAGAGCATCTGAATACGTGCAATATGACCAAGGTTGGTCCAGTTACACAAGTGCACTCATTATTTGTCCATTACCTAAGttagtcttatttttttctttaaccatTCTCctgcctatatatatataggagAGGATCGATGGCTGTGTACTCTACTACTGCAACAAGGCTGGCGTGTCGAATACAATGCAGCATCCGATGCTTTCACTAACTCACCGCAAGAGTTTAAGGAGTTCTATAACCAGAGAAGACGATGGGGACCATCTACCCTGGCTAATACACTGGATCTATTGCACAGGTTACTCTCATTTAATATTGTTCAGAATGAAGTTACCATCTGAGGTAAGGTATCTTTCTTCTAGAGGAGATCCAAATTTATTTGATTGGTATGATTTGATCTGAACACGTTTCCTGGTGCTTCACGGTCATGGTGAATAAGCTGTTTGCCCTTACAGTGTATTAATATTAACCTTCTGTGGTTGTGACTTAAATTGCAGTTCTCAAGAGACAGTGAAGAGAAACAGTTCCATCTCCAGACTTTACATCTTCTACCAGATGTTTGCTGTTGGCTCCTCTATCCTAGGTCCAGCATCAGTGACTCTGATGATTGCAGGTGGGTTCAGGTCTGTTTATGACCCTACAAGACCTTTCTTCTTTTGGGGTTGGTCCAACGTCTGCAGCTAACATTTACTTTCTTGCTGCTTTTgtcatttccatttttcttcacatttgtttCACTTCATCATAATTTTGTCCATGAAGGTTGACTGTAAGTCAAACAGTTTTTGTAATGACACTTCAACCAAAGAGGTAATGATAGtatgaacagttttttttatttgcagtgaGGTTCAAGGGTTTTTTATTGTGTAGCTAAAAGCATACTCACTTTATCCTGCAGATCTGTATAAATAATCCATAATCATCCATAATaattttttcacactttttcatttttccacaCTGTTTTAATCTGCTGTCATGCAGGAGCTTTCCAATTTGTCTTCAAAATCAGCGCAACGCTCTCCATCATCATTGCAAGCATTCCCCCCATCTTCTACATTATCGTCTGTTTTGTAGCGAAGCCTAAAAACCAAATAACCATTGCTGCCATTATGAGTGTTTTGTATGCATTCCTCATGACTGCATCATTCTTCTCTATCATAGGTGAGTAAAAGCATTTTCTAACTTCCCATTTCTCGGCAATATATGGTTATTAtgattgaaaaatattttacaaacttCCTGATCTGTATACAAACCCCACATTTCCTATTTTAGGAGATATGGTGTTACAGGGCACCTTCCTGACCCCCACTGGATTGTTTTTGGTTTCTATGGCAATTATGTACATGGTGACAGCAATACTACACCCGGAGGAGTTTGGTAAGGTTATATTAATGCTATATAATTATGTTTGTGTTATGTAAtatttgtgcatgtttgtaaGCAGATTTCTGATGTGTTGTGTTCTCCTCTAGGCATGATAATCTATGGTTTGATGTATTTCATCTGTATCCCCAGTGGGTACCTCCTTCTGACCATCTACTCACTGGTTAACATGCATGTTGTTTCCTGGGGCACAAGGGAGTCCAACAAGTAATGTAGTCGTTTTGATTAGAATTCCTTTGGAACCATAATCAATTATTTTCCTTAttaatttgtcttcttttaatTGTCTTATAATTAGAGTAAGGAAACAAACATCACCGATCGATCATTAAACTCATGTCATTCAGCAGATTAAGTTAACTAAGATTTTAGCAGTAatgttcattaaaacaaaagttaagGGTCGCGAGATAGGAggaatgatgtgtgtgtggggggggggggttctggggAGGATGTGTGTTATTTCAACCATTTTCAACTAAACACGTGAAGCAGAGAAGAATTGGTTACTATTCTTATCATATAAACCTATTGATCACCCCTGACAACTAAAGGTGCATAAATGTATCTCTGATCAAGCGCAAGTACATAACCAATATAGCACTTAAATTTCGTAAAATTTAATAATTGACAATCACACGTTCAGCCTTGGACTGTTCGGTTGGAGTCAGCCtttattcagtgtgtgtgtgtgtggtgtgtgtgtgtgtagcggtTCGTACTTTGCGACTGAGTTAACATAAAATGAATTGCCGAGGAGTCCTTatcaatgaacaaacaaaaaaaaaaagttttcccgACTAAACTAATTAATACTGGTGGGGGATGGCTACATACCTGGCAACACACAAACCATGTGCGAATGGCGATCACAATCCTCATCAAACTACCTATTGGGGGAAAAAGACAACTTAAATTTAAACTGTTGCGGTGAAGCACAACGTTAGTCAAGACCTTACGACTGCCACCGCTAGTTGTCTAGCCCCCCAACAAGGACGACCGACGGAGTACCATAGGGGGCGCTCTAGCAACTTATCAGCCAATGA
Protein-coding regions in this window:
- the chs1 gene encoding chitin synthase 1, with protein sequence MEENKTRAKNRHIRHRDTWDPFQLNPVGAEKEGKRRCFQLAQYLVAVIVGLSVITSAVVSKGSLLVLSTLSSPNSMRNHKEKQFYMLMLVFCLACPNVLVFIKSLWRCAFKNFVQPNMRTMASICAIECLVSFGTSVLVLVVMPQFDVLTNLFISGGVCIVSALLQIVFRLQEDKWKIIFPFCSLILTVAGYCLLGADYYVRVSTYVDGQGKDCFLYVGIGIFSSFLVSFCWWENSFQAANLKQETLSDLDGFRDFVFVISSILRIVVIGGVYLLYQVFIQKSIKWSEFIMKDDDWELLQVGLGLFFLQAFCSAACHWFGVVACKIHAVRMGFALPVCCTGPAVLLLGLILFLTQAKELGGDNHGSMTAFCESLVHVNQDNVSVVLLEITKSICHTSLASYYVPWTFSMLVLEGVCMWLGFVACTYYVWGIKVQRIERTSQLFVRRLYESAFIDLSLLLNTKMKGPRARNPESNNDIQNTVIYLCATMWHETYDEMLKILTSMFRLDRYRGDPKQEHKDRFDFECHIFVDDAFMTEKETGKRLVNSYVNDLIHVVIEVYRVFTNKEPDDLSIIEMPYGGRMMFVLPEENMLYIHLKDKSLIRNKKRWSQIMYMYYLLGWKGYIVKNPQKITRQNNPCRESMVSLDGEIFLLPQYDNDNKRRNISDNNIYILALDGDTDFHPKAVILLVDRLRMYDNVGAACGRIHPTGMGPMVWYQKFEYAVGHWLQKTAEHVFGSVLCSPGCFSLFRGSALMDDNVLKRYTTTATRASEYVQYDQGEDRWLCTLLLQQGWRVEYNAASDAFTNSPQEFKEFYNQRRRWGPSTLANTLDLLHSSQETVKRNSSISRLYIFYQMFAVGSSILGPASVTLMIAGAFQFVFKISATLSIIIASIPPIFYIIVCFVAKPKNQITIAAIMSVLYAFLMTASFFSIIGDMVLQGTFLTPTGLFLVSMAIMYMVTAILHPEEFGMIIYGLMYFICIPSGYLLLTIYSLVNMHVVSWGTRESNNCLAPQQGRPTEYHRGRSSNLSANEKWKQPLRYMCITQETENVMIQQITGQTVQHARLIPATTQKTTQRASENVETETKKDTTTGETLAEIESKKLLNGKPDMKVANEYDDSSDSDDSINKDYSDNDFSLDGLESTEEIPVSDWVIPVREEFLKKLTYANMKRNLQEQIRYAFRNKNDDDVCEDLVLMLTDTMNRELSEVGPEDVLSESQLEVLQSALEQQARHSLKTSRMERYLKRAKRAIAKTLAAPQVQKLDEAEYDFWDKLIQRYLKPIQDTKEHLEEVTRELKSLRNKAVFLYFMVNVLWVVATFFLQAIGNEVISIKIPKYYPNGTLSEEYLMVEPLSLMFLLSFAILLLIQFLAMLYHRIYTMIHVVAYRTTEKDYIQKVCNNCRELNGILVCLNYMMLCSLGL